The following proteins are co-located in the Naumovozyma dairenensis CBS 421 chromosome 9, complete genome genome:
- the SLD3 gene encoding Sld3p (similar to Saccharomyces cerevisiae SLD3 (YGL113W); ancestral locus Anc_6.140), protein MDKWSLAGFITTIPKGLLLKSETTKLLKINDITKPVLDAIQNGPFWAKYLFKDEELSYYLLEHFNKNYYVQWDVNIEDIKVLDNIQTSLPVGSREDNEKELTDIIDVKALFASCKEKTKELSPDAETFKLQMMPPDIGTSSTNSNNQIPDPRSYLENKYYEGLFLIHIPLAYFVKSNLVRFKNMCKAAFKDDYQKEYRKILSDMTLEVTNFDKHHDGTTFLINDNISTEKQFFLQHRDACLRKYSINKSIEAQKEFLTDLAFILKLREIKLQIIFLLELIYLNKLDNNFKNFEKKYKAKLKKRSLNIARKSIIRSKRQENKKIQHTKPNSFNYLECLDLYLDKLNILEVILETEASEPESDELPPIKEQKKSILDKNKESSSIGFTNYVLIPYFSKKAPNAVEFIASKLRGPSLRSKKPTFTKAVKDYIVDPYDIPTGSQTQVASRRSSLTSSIDNSVPSSPQMRIPRPAFVRQSTLGSHLPDLLNSRTDSNLSEFLASDSQTIRKPSLLSRTKSDILMNNLQKRQLSVKELESSASRKISVNRKLATGIDVKSLSVMAGGNISSPQNQQSFKRVGRRKAIKTFSAIEHLQQNRPQKEEQTDLDPFEIQVMATPKVKRDEKRPNKRAALHRIVESPINNSMLIKTPADKPKLSPLNTNLSMQAPQIQGSTVESPPKKKTRRRLFAP, encoded by the coding sequence ATGGACAAATGGTCACTTGCTGGTTTTATCACGACGATTCCAAAGGGCCTTCTTTTAAAATCTGAAACCacaaaattattgaaaataaatgacATAACAAAACCGGTGCTTGATGCGATTCAAAACGGTCCCTTCTGGGCAAAATACCTCTTCAAAGATGAGGAATTGTCCTATTATTTACTAGAGCATTTCAATAAGAATTACTATGTCCAGTGGGATgttaatattgaagatattaaagtgttagataatattcaaacaTCGCTTCCAGTTGGCAGTAGAGAAGACAATGAGAAGGAATTGACCGACATTATTGATGTTAAAGCGTTATTTGCCTCATGTAAAGAAAAAACGAAAGAATTATCACCAGATGCAGAAACATTTAAATTACAAATGATGCCTCCTGATATCGGAACCTCTTCAACAAACTCGAACAATCAAATACCTGATCCGAGAAGCTATTTAGAGAATAAATACTATGAAGGTTTGTTTCTAATTCACATACCATTGGCATATTTTGTTAAGTCAAATTTAGTTCGTTTTAAGAATATGTGCAAGGCAGCATTTAAGGACGATTACCAAAAGGAATATAGAAAAATTCTATCCGACATGACTTTGGAAGTAACAAATTTCGATAAGCATCATGATGGTACCACTttcttaataaatgataatatatctACGGAAAAGCAATTTTTTCTCCAACACAGAGATGCATGTCTTAGAAAATATAGCATAAACAAGAGCATAGAAGCACAGAAGGAATTTTTAACAGATTTGGCCTTCATATTAAAATTGAGGGAAATCAAGTTGCaaatcatttttcttttagaactgatttatttgaataagCTTGATAACAATTTTAaaaactttgaaaagaaatacaaggcaaaactaaaaaaaagatCTTTAAATATTGCAAGGAAATCAATTATACGATCAAAACGtcaagaaaacaaaaaaatccAGCATACAAAACCTAACTCCTTTAACTATTTGGAATGTTTAGATTTGTATTTGGATAAACTAAATATATTAGAAGTCATCCTTGAAACCGAAGCGAGCGAACCAGAATCCGATGAACTTCCGCCAATTAAAGAGCAGAAAAAATCTATCCTAGATAAAAATAAGGAATCATCCTCCATTGGATTTACAAATTATGTGTTGATCCCTTATTTTTCCAAGAAAGCACCAAATGCTGTAGAATTCATAGCATCTAAACTAAGAGGACCAAGCTTAAGAAGTAAGAAACCTACCTTTACGAAAGCTGTCAAAGACTATATTGTGGACCCATATGATATTCCAACCGGATCGCAGACACAAGTAGCTTCGAGAAGAAGTTCTCTAACATCATCGATAGATAATTCAGTGCCATCTTCCCCACAGATGAGAATCCCGAGACCAGCCTTTGTAAGACAATCCACACTTGGATCTCACCTTCCCGATTTACTAAATTCACGAACAGATTCCAATTTAAGTGAATTCTTGGCTTCCGATTCCCAAACAATAAGGAAAccatctttattatctCGAACAAAATCCGATATtctaatgaataatttacaaaaacGACAGTTATCAGTCAAAGAACTTGAATCCTCAGCAAGTAGGAAAATTAGCGTAAACAGAAAATTGGCAACAGGCATCGACGTGAAGTCTCTATCTGTAATGGCTGGAGGGAATATATCCTCACCGCAAAACCAACAATCATTTAAAAGGGTAGGAAGACGTAAAGCAATTAAAACCTTTTCAGCTATTGAACATTTACAACAAAACAGACCtcaaaaagaagaacaaacaGATTTGGATCCATTCGAAATACAAGTCATGGCGACACCTAAGGTGAAACGGGACGAAAAGCGTCCTAATAAGAGAGCGGCTTTACATAGAATTGTAGAATCCCCTATCAATAATAGTATGTTAATAAAGACTCCTGCTGACAAACCCAAACTGTCACCATTGAATACTAACTTGTCTATGCAAGCCCCACAAATACAGGGCTCGACCGTAGAAAGTCCTCCTAAAAAGAAGACCAGGAGACGGTTATTTGCACCATGA